CGTGGCAGGCAGCGCACCGCGATGCGAACAAGGTCCTGCCGCGCTCGACACTCATGCGATCGGTCCTGACCGCCTGTACGCCCGGTCCACCGGTACGCTCTATGGCAAGGAGCGGCCCTCTGATCCGGTAGAACACGCTCTTGTCCGCGGTCAGGTCGCGCCCGAACCGGCTTATGGTCAGGTAATATCCCGCCGACATGCCGACGAGCACCACGCTCATGATCCCGATCACGGTACCGATGACCTTCGCCTGGGCGTACAACTGCCGGAACGACCGCACGAACAGCACCTTTACGATCAAGAGCGCGGCGATGGTGAGCGCGAGCAGAATATGCAGCGCGGCGCGCGGAGACGGCTCCGATCGGGACGCGGCCATGAAACTGACGCAGAGGAAAGAGACGAGCAGGAAGATTAGGATAAAAAGATAGCCCGCGGCCCTGTGGCGATGCCTGAACTGCTCTGGCCGAGCCGAATCCAGTCCTCCTCCGAAGACCTTGAACATGGTGTACATGCCGTAGACCGCAGGAGCGAGCAGCATCAGGGAAAGGAGCGATTTGAGGAAGAAGATCGTCACGAGCGCATCTCCGGGCGAGGACGAACGGGAGGCGGCTGTTTATCAGCGGTCCTCACTTGCATGAAACTATCAGAATATCCCGAGGATGTCAAACCACAGCAGGAAGACCCGACTGCGACTGGACCGGCCCGAAGGGTGTGATCCGGCCTTGCCGGGTGGAAGGGGGCCTGTGCGAGCAGTGGATCAGCTCCTTTGCCCCGCGATCCCCTTCCGCGCAGCGCGGACCCGGTAAAGGGTCTTTCGGTCATCGTCCTGTATCTTTTCGATCAGACCCTGGGTGACAAGATCTGAAAGGACTTCCTTGACGAGCACCCTGTGCTGGTCGCCCTTCAGCTCCGGCATCCACCCCCGGGCAATGCCCTCAAGCGTATCCTGGGCATCGGGATTCTTGGACAGATGATCGAGGATCGCGCGAGCGATCAGCGATCTATCAGGACGGCAAGTGTCCATGGCAATCTCCTGTAATTCCCTGGCCAGCGGCATTACCGGCGGGGTCATGAATCATGACGATGGAACATGCTCGGTACCGCCGAGCGGGGCAGGTAAGCGGAGGGGACAGCCCCTGGAAAGACGTTAGCAGATAACGGGGAAAATGTCAAAACAGGAGACCGGGATCCGTTCTCACGGATACGCTCCTGTTTCTCGCCTTCTCTATTTCGCGCCTCCCCGTTTTGAACGTCGGAGGCGCCAATTCTTCCTCCCTCTTTACGAGAGCCATGAAATCGCATTTCCCGCAGTCATTCAGTTTTTGCGCGAACGTCCCCTCCATCCTTCCGCCGCAGAACGAACCCGCGACTGCCCAGCATGCTCTGCCGGCGCCAATCCCCCCATGGGTGCCGTCCAGGTCCTCGTTGATGGTTACCGGGCAGGGTCCGAGATCCCGGACCCTCTCCCCGCCAGGCTGACGTTCGCACTGCTTGAACTCCCAGCAGTTTATTTTTTTCATGAAATCCTCCTCCGGAATGCGAGCCTGATGCCATGCTGCTCTCTACGGTGACCTCCCCTACCAAGAAGACGCTGTGCGTGCGCAGGTCGATCGTGCGCTCAGTCGACACAGAACGTAAGGCCGATCAGGAGCGATCCATCCCCGGCCGGCTGGATCCACCGCACCTCGGCATCTTCGGTAATAAGCGGGGCCTTTGACCACAGGTGAATCACCTGACGGAGCTTTAAAGAGTGCCTCGTCCTGATGCAGATCCCGCAGGAGCTCAGGTTCAACGCGCGTGCCTGGTTTATCTCGTTCCTGTTCATGACACGATAGTGAACCTTCGTGTCTGCGGAACAGGGCAGGCGCGGCGCCTTGCGCATGATCAAAAGCGGTATCGTCAGGTCCATCCGCTCCTGGCAGCTCCGGACCCACTTCCCGAATTCGTCGAGATCAAGGGGATCGTGGAAAACGGCCACGTCCCCTGCCTTAACCGCGTCTACGCAATCGTTGGCGGACGCTCCAGTGATGATCGCTTTATGGTGTGGTTCCGGTATACTGCAGTGATGGGTCTGTGACGTGAGGAGCCGTGCACTGCTCACGTGCGGCCCCTTGTTCCCAATGACGACGAGGTCGCAGCAGGACGTTATGCTTGCGCCGCGAGATGCCTCCACGCTCCGGTAGAAAGGGCAAAAATCAAACTGCGCGACGACGATCGTTTCATAGCCCCCGGCCTCGAAGAACTGCTTCAACGCCTTTTTCGTCTCCGCCCCTTCCTCGAACAGAATGACTCTCGGCCTTCTCATGATGCACCTCCTGCGGGGAATGGCATCCCAAATCCAGCCTGCGTGGAGCTATGAACGATAGGGTCCTGTTTTCTTTAGTCCTCCCGGGCGCGGATCGCAATCGCCCTTCCGAAGATATTCCTATTTAAATAATAGAGGTCCCGGGTCCACGTGTCAAGTCACCGGAACATGGCAGAGCAAATGCAGCAGAACGGATAGGATCTGCAGGTGCTACAAATGGTGACGTTTTTCTCTTCTAAGCATATTCGACATTAAAAGGAGAACAGGAGCAGGCGAAGGCCTGGAGGGTCTGCCTTTCGTTGCCGGGATGGCAACGGGATGCTTCACAGGGCAAGGCATGAAGCAACTATATGAGCCGGAGAGACCGGTCGTCAGCTGCCGGGAAACTTGTCGAGGGGAGCATTTGAGCACGATGCCCCTCCCCCGCATCTCGACGACTTGCCGCCGCACAGGGGATGCCAGTTCTTGAACCCGTAGTAGAACACGATTGCCGCAAAGAGATAGGCAGCTGCCAGGATGGATATGATCATCAGGAATATCGACATGGTCGCATCTCTCAACCTGCATCAAGCGGACGTGCCGCAACCGGGCACGATCTGCTCTTACTACTATTATAGCGTATACGAACCGCGCAGGCGGAAAGTGTCACCATGGCCGCTACCCCGGGAGGCATCAAAACGAGGCCCGGGAAAATTCTTCGGGCCTCGTCAAAACGATTGCGTTAGTGAAGCTTCGTGCCGGTTGTCCCGTCTTAGTTATCTGGCCGCCCGGGACGCACCATGACCAAGCGGAAGAGGCCTGTTCTCCTTTGACGGAGAGTGCCGGCCCCTTCTCTCGTACCGCTCCATGCCGAGGAACATGGCCCCGGCAAGCGCGAAGAGTGCCACGACAAAGACCCAGTGGTTGATGCCGGTCAATCCCGGCAGCGTTACCGAGCCCATATCCGATATCTTGTAGAAGGGCTCGATCAGCGGGAAGACCGCCGAGAAGATCAGGGTCCCGGCTCCAATCCCGAACATCGTCGCAAGGGCATCGAGCCTGCCGGAAGCAAGGCCGGCCACGGCAGTGCCGGGACAGTATCCGCTTACGAGGTAACCGAGTCCGAAAAGCGCTCCCCCTGCCAGCTGGGGCCAGAAGTACGTGGGTATGATCCATATTCTGCTCATGTCAAGGATCTTCAAGTCTGCGAGCAGCACAAGACCGGTCGCTGCGACGAGGATCGCGGTGAACATGGCCTTCGGTACGCTGAAATCGGACAGATAGAAAACACCCGTTAGTTTGTGCGGGTTGCCCAGCCCTCCCCGTTCGAGAAAGAACCCGAAGAACGCCCCCAGAACGACGGCCATCACTAGATTGACGTTGTCACTCAAGAGTAAAGGCGCGCTCATGACCATAACCTCCTGAAGAGAGATGCGAACAGGAATCCGCTGGCAAACATGGCGATGACGAAGACCCAGCCGGACAGAGCAAATTGGGAGCCGCCGGTGAGCGCTACGCCGCTCGTGCATCCCCGCGCGAGCCTGCTGGCGAACCCGAGGAGCGCTCCTCCCCCGAATGCCGTCATCGCCCGCATCCCGACGGTCATGGTCGCGGCCCGGTCGAACCGGAGTTTGAAGCTTCTGCTCAAGGCAACGCCGAGGAACGCGCCGAGGAACACCCCGGCCACTTCAAGGACGGTCCAGTCCCTGAAAGGGGATGTTTCCAGGTACTTCTCGAGGTACGTCAGCGTCGCCGTGTAGCCGGGCAGCACCTCCCTCATGGCCGTCCCGGCGCCAACCGTGAATGCCCGCGAAGCGCCCAGCCCCTGGCCCGCAATTACGAACGATGCCAGGAGGGCCAGGCCGATCCCGGCGCCTGCCAGATAAGGAGACCAGTAACCGCTCTTGTTCATATGCACCTCCCCTTTTTTTCGCCAGTGAAGATTTCGGCTCCGCTGGTCGATGGTTGCATTACCGCATGCATGTGCGGTCTCAACTGAACATCCGGGGGAAAGAAAGGCTCTCGCAGCCATGGAGCGAACGCTGACTTCCCGTGACGACCGGCACTGTTTCATAGTTTCGAATTTTATTAACCTTAATTAATTATTGACCGGGGCACGTCAATTGTCAAGAGCCATGACGGTCCAGGGTGGCAATAGAACGTTGTTTGGCTTGACCATGCAGGACGTCTAGGAAATATCTCCGGGCGTGCATCGATGGGGCCCGCGCCGGATATTGACAGGATGTATCGGAGGGCCACGATGTGTGCAGGCACGCGCTTACGCGTTACGACCATTTCATGCGGCAGGTGAGATCTGGGTGATGTGAAGACCTGGCCAGGAGCCCGAGGCCCGACGGCGCTGTCCGTTATAGTTTCGTTCCCATGCCGACTTTTCCCCCCGGCTCGCCTGCCGAGATGGCGTTGTGGATATACTGCCGGATGAACGCTTCGTCCTCGGGCGCGATCTTGGTGAAGTACAGCCCCATGCCGGTCTCGCGGCCCAGTGCAGGGCCCGGATAGTCGCTGAACAGCACCATGGCGTCAACGCTCACGGGCCGGTCCCCGAGCATGAATTGCACCGCAAGCTTCTCCCGCTCTGCGGCGGGATACCGTGTCTCCACGTACATGCCCTTTGCGGAGAGAACGGTCTCGCACCCGTTTGCGCTGCACTCCAAGGGGTCGCTGTTCACGTACACCGGCAGCCGAAGAAGCATCCGGAGGTTCCGGCGCGGCACGCGTTCGAGCGCCTTCTGGACCGAAAAGTAGAGTTCCTCCGCCTCGACCGGCCAGGCAACGCATTCGGCGGCACCCGCCGCGAGACAATCCTTCGCTCCCACCAGGTCGCCCGAGGAGGTGATCACGATGACCGGAACCGCGGCCGTGCGCTGGTTCTCCCGGAGTTCCTGCAGGAACGCCAGGTCATTGTCCCCCACGAGCGGGAAATGAGCGACTACCAGGTCCGGTACCTGCTTGCCGATGCTCCGGCGAGCCGCTGCATCCGTAGCCGCCGCTTCGACGCGGTATCCCATCCGGTGCAGAAGCAGCGTGAGGTAGTGCAAATGGTTCGGGTCGCGGTCAACCGCGCTGATCAGGCGGTTGCCGTGTAATGCGCGTCCGTGGAACGGAGCAGCGTCGTGGCGTGCCATGGGTCACCTCCTCGTCGTCAGGCTGATGGGGCATCGATGCGACCAACGGTGCGTGGTCCGGAATGCCAGCAGAAAGCCCTTCGCTTTCGTACGCGTCCCTTGCAGCAAAGGTTAATTCTATTGTGACACAGAAAGCAGAACGTTACAAGGTGCCGAGCGACAATCACGCCGTTGCAGCAGTAATACCGTGTCACTCTCACTTTACTCGAGAACGGGGGACCATGCGGCTATCCCGATCAGGCTGGCCTCGTCTTGGCCGGCCTCCGGGACCAGCGATGGGTACGCCCACGCTGTCCGATCAGTTCTCGCACCCGAGGGCCTTACCCCCGACCTGCTGCGTTTCCGACGTTACTGCCTCACCGGTCTTCCTGCCGCCTCCACCTCAGCAGGGAATAAATGACGATCCAGGTGAATGTCCTGAACAGCATGGCAAAGATGCTTTGCGAGGCCACGACCTGCCCGAACTGGTGCATCGCGCTAAGTCCCGCGAACACGATGCCGTGGAACACAAGGATGTTGACGGCCAGGGCGCCGCTCCAGGCACGCCGTTGCCACATGCCGACCCCGGCGCCGACGGAAACAAAGCCCATCGCCACGTTGTACCAGACAAGCCAGGGAAGCACGGGGTAATCGGGAACCCACAGGCCGAGCAGGACACTGCCTCCCTGCCTGATGGAGAGCAGCCCGAGCACGACTGCCAGGATCGACGCGACACGGTCCCTCTTCTGCTGGGTTATTGTTCCCCCTGCAGGAGAATGAACCTTTTTTAGGGGACCCTTCTTCTTTGCC
The Nitrospirota bacterium genome window above contains:
- a CDS encoding cytochrome c yields the protein MTIFFLKSLLSLMLLAPAVYGMYTMFKVFGGGLDSARPEQFRHRHRAAGYLFILIFLLVSFLCVSFMAASRSEPSPRAALHILLALTIAALLIVKVLFVRSFRQLYAQAKVIGTVIGIMSVVLVGMSAGYYLTISRFGRDLTADKSVFYRIRGPLLAIERTGGPGVQAVRTDRMSVERGRTLFASRCAACHDPLSTNTIVGPGLKGLLKNPTLPVSKHPATAESIRFQLRQPMGRMPSFAYLSDEEMEDLIAYLNTL
- a CDS encoding PilZ domain-containing protein, giving the protein MRRPRVILFEEGAETKKALKQFFEAGGYETIVVAQFDFCPFYRSVEASRGASITSCCDLVVIGNKGPHVSSARLLTSQTHHCSIPEPHHKAIITGASANDCVDAVKAGDVAVFHDPLDLDEFGKWVRSCQERMDLTIPLLIMRKAPRLPCSADTKVHYRVMNRNEINQARALNLSSCGICIRTRHSLKLRQVIHLWSKAPLITEDAEVRWIQPAGDGSLLIGLTFCVD
- a CDS encoding response regulator — translated: MARHDAAPFHGRALHGNRLISAVDRDPNHLHYLTLLLHRMGYRVEAAATDAAARRSIGKQVPDLVVAHFPLVGDNDLAFLQELRENQRTAAVPVIVITSSGDLVGAKDCLAAGAAECVAWPVEAEELYFSVQKALERVPRRNLRMLLRLPVYVNSDPLECSANGCETVLSAKGMYVETRYPAAEREKLAVQFMLGDRPVSVDAMVLFSDYPGPALGRETGMGLYFTKIAPEDEAFIRQYIHNAISAGEPGGKVGMGTKL
- a CDS encoding DUF6691 family protein; translated protein: MSAPLLLSDNVNLVMAVVLGAFFGFFLERGGLGNPHKLTGVFYLSDFSVPKAMFTAILVAATGLVLLADLKILDMSRIWIIPTYFWPQLAGGALFGLGYLVSGYCPGTAVAGLASGRLDALATMFGIGAGTLIFSAVFPLIEPFYKISDMGSVTLPGLTGINHWVFVVALFALAGAMFLGMERYERRGRHSPSKENRPLPLGHGASRAAR
- a CDS encoding YeeE/YedE thiosulfate transporter family protein, which gives rise to MNKSGYWSPYLAGAGIGLALLASFVIAGQGLGASRAFTVGAGTAMREVLPGYTATLTYLEKYLETSPFRDWTVLEVAGVFLGAFLGVALSRSFKLRFDRAATMTVGMRAMTAFGGGALLGFASRLARGCTSGVALTGGSQFALSGWVFVIAMFASGFLFASLFRRLWS